A genomic segment from Candidatus Brocadia sinica JPN1 encodes:
- a CDS encoding carbonic anhydrase, protein MKTFQYILLMSAFVFLPFIVTTSLFAGVGEHIPSDHWNYEGEQGPDHWGELKREYCKCKTGDMQSPIGISVTEKAKMDDIIFHYYPTPLKIINNGHTIQVNYGKGSTISIGHKKFELIQFHFHTPSEHIIHGKHYDMEAHLVHKGEHGELAVIAVLIEAGKENAFIKTLWSNFPKEVGKEHIVPDIRICASQLLPKNTQGYYNYTGSLTTPPCSEIVNWFILKAPVEVSKAGIGKFSSIFRYDARPIQPVHGRVVRESY, encoded by the coding sequence ATGAAGACTTTTCAATATATTCTTTTAATGTCTGCTTTTGTATTCCTTCCCTTTATTGTAACAACATCTTTGTTCGCTGGCGTTGGTGAGCACATTCCTTCTGATCATTGGAATTACGAAGGTGAACAGGGTCCCGATCATTGGGGTGAGCTAAAACGCGAATATTGCAAGTGCAAAACTGGAGACATGCAATCACCAATCGGTATTTCTGTAACTGAAAAGGCCAAAATGGATGACATAATTTTTCATTATTACCCAACCCCGTTAAAAATCATAAATAATGGTCATACCATTCAGGTCAACTATGGAAAAGGAAGCACAATATCCATAGGTCACAAGAAGTTCGAACTTATACAGTTTCATTTTCATACACCGAGTGAACATATCATACACGGAAAACATTACGATATGGAAGCGCATCTTGTGCATAAAGGTGAACATGGAGAACTCGCAGTTATCGCTGTACTCATTGAGGCAGGCAAAGAAAATGCATTCATAAAAACCTTGTGGAGTAATTTTCCAAAAGAAGTGGGTAAAGAGCATATAGTCCCTGATATAAGGATATGTGCAAGCCAACTTCTTCCAAAGAATACGCAAGGATATTATAACTATACCGGTTCGCTTACCACCCCTCCTTGCAGTGAAATTGTGAATTGGTTTATCTTAAAGGCGCCGGTTGAGGTATCAAAAGCAGGGATAGGCAAATTTAGTTCAATATTTAGGTATGACGCAAGGCCGATTCAACCTGTTCATGGTCGGGTTGTCAGGGAAAGTTATTAA
- a CDS encoding Smr/MutS family protein, producing the protein MAKLKLDLHDICKKGYLIEKELNRVIFEAVEKRIALVEIIPGKGSGQLKKTVLRFLGRPDIKKLYHRIDKDSENFGRLFVHFRH; encoded by the coding sequence ATGGCAAAATTAAAACTCGATCTGCACGACATCTGTAAAAAAGGATATTTAATCGAAAAAGAACTCAATCGTGTTATCTTTGAAGCCGTTGAGAAAAGGATTGCGCTGGTGGAAATCATTCCTGGAAAAGGAAGTGGGCAGTTAAAGAAGACTGTCTTACGTTTCCTTGGTCGTCCTGACATCAAAAAGCTTTATCACCGTATAGATAAAGATAGTGAAAATTTTGGAAGGCTTTTTGTGCATTTCCGGCATTAG
- a CDS encoding bactofilin family protein: MISIFRKGAVSEETRGKAEAMIEPGKETEMSEENITNLTSDVEIKGTIKFSSIMKIDGKFEGEMITDDGELIVGKTGSVKANVKVKNAIIEGHVDGNVIASEKVELRKLAQLIGDLKARTLVIEEGVVFVGNCNVNPDGFKTENTNSKEWKRESKKNLE; the protein is encoded by the coding sequence ATGATTAGTATATTCCGAAAAGGTGCAGTATCAGAAGAGACCAGAGGTAAGGCAGAAGCAATGATCGAACCCGGAAAGGAGACCGAAATGAGTGAAGAAAATATAACGAACTTAACATCAGATGTTGAAATCAAAGGCACAATCAAGTTTAGCAGTATCATGAAAATTGACGGAAAGTTTGAGGGGGAGATGATAACAGATGATGGAGAGCTCATTGTTGGCAAAACGGGTAGTGTTAAAGCAAATGTTAAGGTAAAAAATGCCATAATTGAAGGTCATGTGGATGGAAACGTTATTGCGTCGGAAAAAGTTGAACTCAGAAAACTGGCGCAACTCATCGGTGATCTGAAAGCAAGAACCCTGGTTATCGAAGAAGGGGTTGTTTTTGTCGGAAATTGTAATGTAAATCCGGATGGATTCAAAACGGAAAATACAAATTCAAAGGAATGGAAAAGGGAATCGAAAAAGAATCTGGAATAA
- a CDS encoding bactofilin family protein: protein MNSKANELHGTRDIVCPYCHHNLIVSVHCISIPCRHCNRYIDVKAVLSPPEEKKKLSRGDRKILCYKCGKEIFTNAKAQAVVCCYCYHHNDLSDYKIKAVLGKNIETHGTLYLKRKGVIEISSIRVGNAIIKGKIHGDLYAMGTVEILKPGEICGKITCRKLIVKKGGIFNGSVRMLNANTNIS from the coding sequence ATGAATTCTAAAGCAAACGAACTGCATGGAACCAGAGATATTGTATGTCCTTATTGCCATCACAATCTCATCGTATCGGTCCACTGTATTTCAATACCATGCCGTCATTGTAATCGGTATATCGATGTTAAAGCGGTTCTCTCACCACCCGAAGAAAAGAAAAAACTTTCCAGGGGGGACAGAAAGATTCTTTGTTACAAGTGTGGAAAGGAAATTTTTACAAACGCAAAGGCCCAGGCTGTGGTATGTTGTTATTGCTATCACCATAATGACCTGAGTGATTATAAGATAAAAGCCGTTTTGGGGAAAAATATTGAGACACACGGCACATTGTACCTGAAACGAAAAGGTGTAATAGAAATCTCAAGTATTCGGGTTGGGAATGCTATTATAAAAGGCAAAATTCATGGTGACCTTTATGCAATGGGGACTGTTGAGATTTTAAAACCCGGTGAAATCTGCGGTAAAATTACGTGCCGTAAACTAATCGTAAAAAAAGGTGGAATATTTAATGGAAGTGTGCGGATGTTAAATGCAAATACAAATATTTCATAA
- the cas1 gene encoding CRISPR-associated endonuclease Cas1, whose amino-acid sequence MQKKYYDIAYEHGKKYYSLTDTEALCIAKEFAAGKIQNYLALFQQRFRKEQYLFINELEGVMQQMYQAGDVEQVRGLEGAAAKKIYQRLNNFIDDESFRILKRDRRSPDRMNALLNFGYYLLFSRINATVRAVGLNPYLGFLHSPQDNYESLVCDIEELFRARIDRFIIRLINLKVVTRDDFVEAERGLILKKDAVRKFIEQFEAEMEKKSPKDTLSLKEDIYIQTITLKKWAIENNSLSFYRWKR is encoded by the coding sequence ATTCAAAAAAAATATTATGACATTGCATACGAACACGGGAAAAAATATTATTCACTCACGGATACCGAGGCGCTCTGTATTGCAAAGGAATTTGCCGCCGGCAAGATACAGAATTACCTTGCCCTTTTTCAGCAGAGATTTCGTAAGGAACAGTATCTGTTTATCAATGAACTCGAAGGGGTGATGCAGCAGATGTATCAGGCCGGGGATGTTGAGCAGGTACGAGGCCTGGAGGGGGCTGCGGCAAAGAAGATTTACCAGAGGCTGAACAACTTTATCGATGACGAATCCTTTCGTATTCTGAAGCGGGATAGGCGGAGCCCCGACCGCATGAATGCCCTGTTAAATTTTGGATATTACCTCCTCTTCTCCCGCATCAACGCCACGGTGAGGGCAGTTGGCCTGAATCCCTACCTGGGCTTTTTGCACAGCCCGCAGGATAATTATGAATCGCTTGTATGTGATATTGAAGAGCTGTTCAGGGCAAGGATTGACCGGTTTATTATCCGTCTGATAAATCTGAAGGTTGTTACGCGGGATGATTTTGTTGAGGCTGAGAGGGGGCTCATTCTGAAAAAAGATGCCGTCAGAAAATTTATAGAACAGTTTGAGGCAGAGATGGAGAAAAAAAGCCCGAAAGATACCTTATCACTCAAGGAAGACATCTATATCCAGACAATAACGCTGAAAAAATGGGCGATCGAGAACAATTCGCTTTCCTTCTACCGATGGAAAAGATAA
- a CDS encoding reverse transcriptase/maturase family protein: protein MVEQIPFRDLIVQQYLLKIISAPFDRFFEAESIGFRRGVSRQRSIEIIQAAIAEGYQYVIESDIEDFFPSVDLNILAHLLDSYIPQNDSCLKKILLKFIKNGYILNGVYHERVKGLAQGSPLSPILANLYLDSFDEQIKQWGLLSPDEHGETASDSKDTPSRAAPAHTPRGVKLVRYADDFIILTKTKKDAEDVLSETEAYLSKLGLKIKKEKTAIRSMKDGFQFLGIRFERSAVVVEGEEDTKLLKKPLYIVESYLFLSLNGDAIDICKNRKIVETIPLRRISEIMVMEKTVLSTALLRKCTEGNIPLTIALGTGYYITTVKPDSKKIL from the coding sequence ATGGTCGAACAGATACCGTTCAGGGACCTGATTGTCCAGCAATACCTCCTGAAGATCATTTCTGCGCCCTTCGACCGTTTTTTTGAAGCAGAGTCCATAGGTTTCAGGAGAGGAGTTTCGCGACAGAGGTCTATTGAGATAATTCAGGCCGCCATTGCAGAAGGGTACCAGTATGTGATCGAGTCGGATATCGAGGACTTTTTTCCTTCTGTAGACTTGAATATTTTGGCGCATCTGCTCGACTCCTATATCCCGCAGAACGATAGCTGTTTGAAAAAGATCCTGTTGAAGTTCATAAAAAACGGATATATTTTGAATGGCGTTTATCATGAACGGGTAAAGGGGTTAGCCCAGGGTAGTCCGCTGTCTCCCATCCTTGCAAACCTCTATCTGGATTCCTTTGACGAACAGATAAAGCAGTGGGGTTTGCTATCCCCTGATGAGCACGGTGAGACTGCCTCTGATAGCAAGGATACCCCATCCAGGGCTGCACCTGCACATACTCCTCGTGGCGTAAAGTTGGTGCGTTACGCGGATGACTTCATTATTCTGACAAAGACGAAGAAAGATGCAGAGGACGTTTTGTCGGAGACAGAGGCGTATCTCTCGAAGCTGGGGTTGAAGATAAAAAAGGAAAAGACCGCTATCAGGTCCATGAAGGATGGGTTTCAGTTCCTGGGGATACGGTTCGAACGGTCGGCGGTTGTGGTAGAGGGCGAGGAGGATACCAAGCTGCTGAAAAAACCATTGTACATTGTGGAATCGTATCTGTTTTTATCGCTGAATGGCGATGCGATTGACATCTGCAAGAACAGGAAGATTGTGGAGACCATCCCCCTGCGAAGAATCAGTGAGATCATGGTCATGGAAAAGACCGTCCTTTCCACAGCCCTCCTGAGGAAGTGTACGGAGGGTAATATTCCGCTTACCATTGCGCTGGGCACCGGATATTACATCACAACGGTGAAGCCCGATTCAAAAAAAATATTATGA
- the cas6 gene encoding CRISPR system precrRNA processing endoribonuclease RAMP protein Cas6 — translation MDSPYPHPFSGLRWHRLSVTVMNIRSLPAMCAHPFSVFQAIIKGVSLPLSSRPSAASSHNLETQVAPVHPDPPPMMVREFANSSADISPVPGEKAIGDEETERSEMAGEKFQAARLAAGNTHEPLIIFHARGRKHSFKMREYDKISLEIYFFRKGIEYVRQWRNAFQSYLSDPVTGRNFEIVEMAEAEERSIGQVASEMDIQHTEEEICLEFLTPLPFKPGKGKPRTYIAKTSFIRSLERRFSRLFGREIVYHSQDDRFSILPYYWNYTEIRHASVSQPGQTQYINGCVGKLYIKGNFKDFLPFLLLGSEVHIGAKLSNSQGYYLMHKESPGYFNSLHLR, via the coding sequence ATGGATTCTCCCTATCCACATCCCTTTTCCGGGCTGCGCTGGCATCGCCTGTCGGTGACCGTAATGAATATTCGTTCGCTGCCAGCGATGTGCGCCCACCCCTTTTCCGTGTTCCAGGCTATTATAAAAGGAGTCTCTCTGCCCCTTTCATCAAGACCTTCTGCCGCATCATCACACAACCTTGAAACACAGGTGGCACCAGTCCACCCCGATCCTCCCCCGATGATGGTAAGGGAATTTGCTAACTCATCAGCGGATATTTCCCCTGTGCCCGGGGAAAAGGCGATAGGGGATGAGGAAACAGAACGAAGTGAGATGGCTGGTGAGAAATTCCAGGCGGCGCGACTGGCTGCTGGAAATACCCATGAGCCGCTGATCATTTTTCATGCCAGGGGCAGGAAACACAGCTTTAAGATGCGTGAGTACGACAAGATTTCACTCGAAATCTATTTTTTTAGAAAAGGCATTGAGTATGTCAGACAGTGGCGGAATGCCTTTCAGTCGTATCTATCTGACCCGGTAACGGGCAGGAATTTTGAGATTGTCGAAATGGCTGAAGCTGAGGAACGCAGCATCGGGCAGGTTGCTAGTGAAATGGACATTCAGCATACAGAAGAGGAAATTTGCCTGGAATTCCTGACCCCGCTTCCCTTTAAACCGGGGAAAGGCAAGCCCCGCACCTATATCGCCAAAACCTCTTTTATCAGGTCATTGGAAAGGAGATTTTCACGGCTGTTTGGCAGGGAGATTGTTTACCACAGTCAGGATGACCGGTTTTCCATCCTTCCATACTACTGGAACTATACCGAGATACGCCATGCCTCCGTGTCCCAACCCGGCCAGACACAGTATATCAACGGGTGCGTGGGGAAACTCTATATCAAGGGCAATTTCAAAGACTTCCTGCCATTTTTGTTGCTGGGCAGCGAGGTGCATATTGGCGCAAAACTCTCCAATTCCCAGGGATATTATCTGATGCACAAAGAGTCTCCCGGTTATTTTAACTCCTTGCATTTACGATAA
- a CDS encoding four helix bundle protein, with amino-acid sequence MSKDKRIFDLEERLIDFAVRIIRTAESLPKTRAGNHIAGQLIRCGTSPAPNYGEAQSAESRSDFIHKMKICLKELRETRIWLLMIVKASLIKPASKLEPLIHENNELISIFVTSVKTAKQKEDKKTS; translated from the coding sequence ATGTCGAAGGATAAGAGAATATTTGATCTTGAGGAACGCTTAATAGATTTTGCCGTCAGGATTATTCGTACAGCGGAATCCTTGCCAAAAACAAGGGCGGGAAATCACATTGCCGGACAACTCATTCGTTGCGGTACATCACCTGCTCCCAATTATGGTGAAGCTCAAAGTGCAGAATCTCGTTCTGACTTTATCCACAAGATGAAAATCTGCCTTAAGGAGTTGCGTGAAACAAGAATATGGTTATTGATGATTGTAAAAGCCAGTCTTATAAAGCCGGCGTCAAAGCTTGAACCTTTAATTCATGAGAATAATGAGCTGATTTCGATTTTTGTAACAAGCGTAAAAACCGCGAAGCAAAAGGAGGATAAGAAAACCTCGTAA
- the cas2 gene encoding CRISPR-associated endonuclease Cas2: MRGVSDYAVVYDITSDTERGKVDKVLKGFGFRIQKSVFECRLNKRGRNELIDRLEKLHIKTGFIKVYRLEYSSKDTVIGQTKKADIDDGHAFII, translated from the coding sequence ATGAGGGGGGTATCTGATTATGCCGTGGTGTATGACATCACCTCCGATACAGAGCGGGGGAAGGTGGACAAGGTACTCAAGGGATTTGGGTTTCGTATCCAGAAGAGCGTCTTTGAATGCCGGCTGAATAAGAGGGGAAGGAACGAGTTGATCGACCGGTTAGAAAAACTGCACATAAAGACTGGATTTATCAAGGTGTATCGATTAGAATATTCATCAAAGGATACCGTAATCGGTCAGACAAAAAAGGCAGATATTGATGACGGTCATGCATTTATTATATAA